A window from Acidobacteriota bacterium encodes these proteins:
- a CDS encoding EVE domain-containing protein, with the protein MITLTKILSLVGRLDDTPGDDVPRERFRQFLKENLKEIGQIRDYIDECLRKSGDQYNKALQDLVNYLGEFLGFEVTFGRYKGVYGEIGYDGLWRSPTGFYLVIEVKTTEAYAIKTTTLVGYINSLISQKVIPDWDHALGLYVIGRPDSGLNQLENSIIAEKRTNQLRIISVESLISLAEAINEYEISHEDILGIIKPSGPTIDHIAGLISRLLTRPEPEIGTEEEVGKEKKTKKEIEYWLAPVRGDKKRTAEEIIKDLIGEGKVHAIGERTPGRKHLKAGDLICFYASGIGVVAHAKIASTPERKTHPKIKHPEQYPWVFQLKDVKLYFDNPVVIDTAMRISLEAFRGIDPNKAWGWFVTSIRKLSENDFKLLTRQIDKG; encoded by the coding sequence ATAATCACGCTTACCAAAATATTATCCTTAGTAGGAAGGTTGGACGACACTCCCGGAGATGATGTTCCCAGAGAAAGATTTAGACAGTTTCTTAAAGAAAATCTCAAGGAAATTGGCCAGATCAGAGATTATATTGACGAATGTCTGAGAAAAAGCGGGGATCAATATAACAAAGCTTTACAGGACCTGGTTAATTACCTGGGAGAATTTCTTGGATTTGAAGTAACCTTCGGACGATATAAGGGCGTGTATGGCGAAATAGGATATGATGGGCTTTGGAGATCTCCTACAGGATTTTACTTGGTCATCGAGGTAAAAACTACGGAAGCTTACGCAATTAAAACTACTACACTCGTTGGTTATATTAATAGTCTGATCTCACAAAAGGTCATTCCTGATTGGGATCATGCTCTCGGCCTGTATGTTATTGGGCGTCCTGACTCTGGCCTAAATCAGCTTGAAAACTCCATAATAGCCGAAAAAAGAACAAATCAGCTGAGAATCATCTCTGTCGAGTCCCTGATTTCACTGGCTGAGGCTATAAATGAATATGAGATAAGTCATGAAGATATCCTTGGCATTATTAAACCTTCAGGTCCTACTATTGACCATATCGCAGGGTTGATATCCCGACTATTGACTCGACCAGAACCTGAAATAGGCACAGAAGAAGAGGTTGGAAAAGAAAAAAAGACAAAAAAAGAGATAGAATATTGGCTCGCTCCGGTGAGAGGAGATAAAAAAAGGACAGCAGAGGAGATTATTAAGGACCTCATAGGCGAAGGAAAAGTTCATGCTATTGGTGAAAGGACCCCCGGGAGAAAACATCTAAAAGCTGGAGATTTAATCTGTTTCTATGCCTCCGGAATTGGGGTGGTTGCTCACGCTAAGATAGCTTCTACGCCCGAAAGAAAAACTCATCCTAAAATTAAACACCCAGAGCAATATCCTTGGGTGTTTCAGCTTAAAGATGTAAAGCTTTACTTTGACAATCCAGTCGTTATAGATACAGCAATGCGAATTTCGCTTGAAGCTTTTCGCGGTATCGATCCAAACAAAGCGTGGGGATGGTTTGTTACCTCAATCCGCAAGTTAAGCGAAAACGACTTTAAGCTTTTGACTCGACAAATAGACAAAGGATAA
- a CDS encoding YraN family protein, which produces MAKLKRKANPHLFGKRGEELASSFLRKKGYRIVERGYRTRFGEIDIIAYDGEVLCFIEVKARRSDKKGLPEEAIPPWKRERIRRMAEGYLGSKGFSDIPCRFDVVAIYSPERGKVEINLIKDAF; this is translated from the coding sequence ATAGCGAAGCTCAAGAGGAAGGCGAACCCCCATCTCTTCGGGAAGAGGGGTGAGGAGCTCGCCTCATCTTTCCTCAGGAAGAAGGGGTATCGGATCGTGGAGCGAGGGTATCGGACTCGGTTCGGGGAGATAGATATCATCGCCTATGATGGGGAGGTGCTCTGTTTCATCGAGGTGAAGGCGAGAAGGTCGGATAAAAAGGGTCTTCCCGAGGAGGCGATTCCTCCCTGGAAGCGAGAGCGGATCAGGAGGATGGCTGAAGGGTATCTTGGGAGTAAGGGTTTTTCCGATATCCCCTGTCGGTTCGATGTGGTCGCCATCTACTCGCCGGAACGAGGAAAGGTGGAGATCAACCTGATCAAGGACGCTTTTTAG
- a CDS encoding aminotransferase class I/II-fold pyridoxal phosphate-dependent enzyme, with translation MRIETFEMERWQSKWEHRVSYNLSESGVHPLSFEELVPREELERLLKLRLGYIQTNGTKELKQRIMRYYPGAGEGNILVTTGSCEANFLLIFSLIEQGDEAVFMLPNFMQIYGLLRAFGAEVKTFTLREELRWMPDLSELKRAITKRTKLICITNPNNPTGARLNDEVRGAVIDLAKWAGAWLIVDEVYQGAELDGRITPTFFGSYEKCIVVSGLSKAYGLPGLRVGWIVGPEKVIDKLWSYKDYTTITISGPSDRLARLVLEPEMRERILERTRRIIRGNLDILEGWIKENGLFHLVPPSAGAIAFARYDLDINATELAHRVRERKGVLLQPGDQLGMDGYIRFGLGEESDRFREALSLVGEELKELRAG, from the coding sequence ATGAGGATAGAAACCTTTGAGATGGAGCGGTGGCAATCGAAGTGGGAGCATCGGGTCTCCTACAATCTCTCGGAAAGTGGGGTTCATCCCCTTTCCTTTGAGGAGCTCGTCCCCAGGGAGGAGCTTGAGCGTCTCCTTAAGCTGCGGTTAGGTTACATCCAGACCAACGGGACGAAGGAGCTCAAGCAGAGGATTATGAGATATTACCCCGGGGCAGGGGAGGGGAATATCCTCGTTACCACCGGCTCTTGTGAGGCGAATTTCCTCCTCATCTTTTCCCTCATCGAGCAGGGGGATGAGGCGGTCTTTATGCTTCCCAACTTTATGCAGATCTATGGCCTTTTACGGGCGTTCGGGGCGGAGGTCAAGACATTTACCCTGAGGGAGGAACTCCGCTGGATGCCCGATCTTTCCGAACTCAAGAGGGCAATAACCAAGAGGACGAAGCTCATCTGTATCACCAATCCCAATAACCCAACCGGTGCCCGGCTGAATGACGAAGTGCGGGGGGCGGTAATCGATCTCGCTAAGTGGGCGGGTGCCTGGCTCATTGTGGATGAGGTATATCAAGGGGCAGAGCTCGATGGGAGGATCACCCCGACCTTCTTCGGCTCTTATGAGAAGTGCATCGTCGTCTCTGGACTGTCTAAGGCTTATGGTCTTCCCGGGTTGAGGGTGGGCTGGATAGTGGGACCGGAGAAGGTTATCGATAAGCTCTGGAGCTATAAGGACTATACCACCATCACCATAAGCGGCCCAAGCGATCGCTTAGCCCGGCTGGTACTCGAGCCCGAAATGAGGGAGAGGATCCTTGAAAGGACGCGGAGGATCATAAGGGGCAACCTCGATATCCTTGAGGGGTGGATCAAGGAGAATGGTCTTTTCCATCTCGTTCCCCCATCTGCAGGGGCGATAGCCTTTGCCCGGTATGATCTCGATATCAATGCCACTGAGCTTGCCCACCGGGTGAGGGAGAGGAAGGGGGTGCTCCTTCAGCCCGGGGATCAATTGGGGATGGATGGCTATATCCGCTTCGGCTTGGGCGAGGAGAGCGATCGGTTCCGGGAGGCGCTTTCCTTGGTAGGGGAGGAGCTGAAGGAATTGCGAGCCGGTTGA
- a CDS encoding SDR family oxidoreductase — MNSSRATKLLSLEGKVALISGGASGIGLGTAKLLGEMGARITIFDIDEKKGKEAVSEIENLGTEAIFIRCDVASASDCKEGVEETVRRFGKIDILVNNAGIIIRKDVVDLSEEEWDRAIDITLKGVYLLSHYVIPHMVRNGGGSIINIGSGWSLKGGPKAASYCAAKGGVLNLTRAMAIDHGQDNIRVNCVCPGDVDTPLLRGECAQLGEDLDKFMKEAGERPINRVGTPEDIAKAILFLASDMSSWITGSFLVVDGGGLA; from the coding sequence ATGAACAGCTCGCGAGCGACAAAGCTACTCTCCCTGGAGGGTAAGGTGGCGCTGATCAGCGGAGGGGCATCGGGGATCGGCTTGGGAACCGCAAAGCTACTTGGGGAGATGGGCGCCAGGATCACCATATTCGACATCGACGAGAAAAAGGGGAAGGAAGCAGTCTCCGAGATAGAGAACTTAGGAACTGAAGCAATCTTCATAAGATGCGATGTCGCTTCCGCCTCCGACTGCAAGGAAGGGGTCGAGGAAACGGTAAGAAGGTTCGGCAAGATAGACATCCTGGTGAACAATGCGGGCATAATCATAAGGAAGGATGTGGTCGATCTTTCCGAGGAGGAGTGGGACCGGGCAATCGATATCACCCTTAAGGGGGTATATCTCCTCTCCCATTATGTGATACCCCATATGGTGAGAAACGGTGGGGGAAGCATCATCAACATCGGCTCCGGCTGGTCACTTAAGGGTGGTCCCAAAGCCGCCTCTTATTGCGCTGCCAAAGGCGGGGTATTGAACCTCACCCGGGCAATGGCGATCGATCACGGACAGGACAATATCAGGGTGAACTGCGTCTGCCCTGGCGATGTGGATACCCCTCTCCTCCGGGGGGAATGCGCCCAGCTGGGTGAGGACCTCGATAAATTTATGAAGGAGGCGGGGGAAAGACCCATAAACAGGGTGGGAACGCCCGAGGACATAGCAAAGGCGATACTCTTTCTCGCAAGCGATATGTCCTCCTGGATCACCGGCTCTTTTCTCGTGGTCGATGGCGGAGGATTGGCTTAG
- a CDS encoding acetyl ornithine aminotransferase family protein, whose amino-acid sequence MSSDKFPEIKTKLPGPRAKEVIERDGRFISKSYTRSYPMVAKKGTGAVVEDVDGNRFLDFTAGIAVCATGHSHPEVVSAVKKQAEALIHMSGTDFYYEPQVDLAEKMNEIAPISGECKSFFGNSGAEAIEAAMKLARYYTKRPIYIAFYGAFHGRTFGALSLTASKSVQRKFFSPLLPSVVHSPYAYCYRCPFGKEVKSCDLECVKFLEDYIFEKEVPPEEVAAIVVEPIQGEGGYIVPPDKFIKRLHQIAKKYGILFVSDEVQAGMGRTGKMFAIEHFGVEPDIITVAKGIASGMPLGIMVSRREIMDAWVPGSHASTFGGNPVSCAAALATIKLLKEKYIENAAKVGGYILEELTKMKDRHRLIGDVRGKGLMIAVEMVKDKETKEKAPEERNKVVYKAFEKGLLVLACGPNGLRFSPPLVVDKEQAERALSIFEEALTEVEKG is encoded by the coding sequence ATGTCTTCTGATAAGTTTCCCGAGATAAAGACGAAGCTTCCCGGTCCCCGAGCGAAGGAGGTTATCGAGCGGGATGGGCGGTTCATCTCCAAGTCTTATACCCGCTCTTATCCTATGGTGGCGAAGAAGGGTACGGGGGCGGTTGTTGAGGATGTGGATGGCAACCGGTTCCTCGACTTCACCGCCGGGATAGCGGTCTGTGCCACCGGCCATTCCCATCCTGAGGTGGTATCTGCGGTGAAGAAACAGGCAGAGGCGCTCATCCATATGTCGGGGACCGACTTCTACTACGAGCCGCAGGTGGATCTGGCGGAGAAGATGAACGAGATCGCCCCGATATCCGGTGAGTGTAAGAGCTTCTTCGGTAATTCCGGTGCCGAGGCAATAGAGGCAGCGATGAAGCTTGCCCGCTACTACACCAAGCGTCCCATCTACATCGCCTTTTATGGAGCGTTTCACGGGCGGACCTTTGGTGCCCTCTCCCTCACCGCGAGCAAGAGCGTTCAGCGGAAGTTCTTCTCCCCGCTTCTTCCTTCGGTGGTTCACAGCCCCTATGCCTACTGCTACCGTTGTCCCTTCGGCAAGGAGGTTAAATCTTGCGATCTTGAGTGCGTCAAGTTCCTCGAGGACTACATCTTCGAGAAGGAGGTACCGCCGGAGGAGGTGGCAGCGATAGTGGTTGAGCCAATCCAGGGAGAAGGGGGCTATATTGTCCCGCCGGATAAGTTCATCAAGAGACTGCATCAAATAGCGAAGAAGTACGGCATCCTCTTCGTCTCCGACGAAGTTCAGGCGGGGATGGGGAGGACGGGCAAGATGTTCGCCATCGAGCATTTCGGCGTAGAGCCCGATATCATCACCGTTGCCAAAGGTATCGCCTCGGGGATGCCGCTTGGGATAATGGTCTCCCGGAGGGAGATAATGGATGCCTGGGTGCCCGGCTCCCATGCCTCGACCTTCGGTGGAAACCCGGTCTCCTGCGCTGCCGCCCTTGCCACCATCAAACTGCTTAAGGAGAAGTACATCGAGAATGCGGCGAAGGTTGGCGGTTATATCCTTGAGGAGCTCACCAAGATGAAGGATCGGCATCGTCTCATCGGCGATGTGCGGGGCAAGGGGCTGATGATCGCTGTGGAGATGGTGAAGGACAAGGAAACCAAGGAGAAAGCTCCGGAGGAGCGGAACAAGGTGGTCTATAAGGCGTTTGAGAAGGGACTTTTGGTCCTCGCCTGTGGTCCGAACGGGCTTAGGTTCTCGCCCCCGTTGGTGGTGGATAAGGAGCAGGCGGAGAGGGCGCTTTCCATATTCGAGGAGGCGCTCACCGAGGTGGAGAAAGGATAA